The Lewinellaceae bacterium DNA window GTATTGTGTTCGTAATAAATCTTTACACTGGAAGGCACCGTGATGGTATACTCGTTATTATCCAGCTCAGAAATAGCGGTTAAGGTCACATCTGCTCCATTTTTTTCCATGTACAGACCTATTCCTCCCGTATTGTCGGTCTGGCCTTTTCCATTGAGCCGGTGAAGACCCTGGGCACGGTCATTGTCATCCTTGTCATGGCCGTTGTAGACGACTTTGACTTCGGATCCGGAACCGCCTTCCAGGACAACCTGGTTGACATCAACAATTTTGAGCGTTCCACCCGACATCGGAATGGAGAATGTTTTTTGCGCCATAGCAGGAATTGCAAACAGGGCTACAGCAGCTGCTAAAAGAATTTTGACTTGTTTCATAACATCAGGTTTTATTCTATTGAATTGATTTTGTTGATACTCATTTGAGCTTCCCCTTTGATTTGTTTTTGGACTTCTTCCCTTGCCATTAGATTTTCAAGGTCAGGGATTACCGATTTATCTTTGCGTATTCCGAAAGCATTGATGATTTCGATCAATACACTGGGGTCGGTTTCCCGTTTTAACATGCCTACCAGAAATCCTTTGACCTGCGGGTCATCCATATGCTGACTCAAAACATCCACCCCGGCTAGTCGTACATTGGGACTCGGGTCTTTGGCAGCAACATCAAATAAGGCATTAAGCACATCACGGTCCAGCGGCATTTGGGCAGTTTCATTCAGTGCCACCAGGCGTTGGGAGGTGGATGGGTCGGTTTTTAACTTGTTCATCCACACTTGCTGTTGATTATTTGCCAGTTGGTTTTGAATGTTCTCCAGCCGGCGCATAGTCAGCCATTGTTGGGTAAAAACTACCAGCAGGGCGATGGAAGCGGCAATGGCCAGACCTTGTTTCCATCCAAATCGGATTCGCTTTGCTGTCGTTTTTGGTTTTACCTCAGACTCCTGCTCATCAAGCCAGGCATAAAATCGATTGCTGACCTGTTTGGAAGGCGTTGGCTGTGCTA harbors:
- a CDS encoding HEAT repeat domain-containing protein gives rise to the protein MKTWDENWMWDYLRGEVAAPERDAFEEALTHNTELRARLSAMQSLDETLARIAQPTPSKQVSNRFYAWLDEQESEVKPKTTAKRIRFGWKQGLAIAASIALLVVFTQQWLTMRRLENIQNQLANNQQQVWMNKLKTDPSTSQRLVALNETAQMPLDRDVLNALFDVAAKDPSPNVRLAGVDVLSQHMDDPQVKGFLVGMLKRETDPSVLIEIINAFGIRKDKSVIPDLENLMAREEVQKQIKGEAQMSINKINSIE